The Balearica regulorum gibbericeps isolate bBalReg1 chromosome 5, bBalReg1.pri, whole genome shotgun sequence genome window below encodes:
- the MRPL23 gene encoding large ribosomal subunit protein uL23m: protein MATGVRKAVYPLFQLGGPQLRIFRPNFFMLAVRPGVPQPEDTVQFRVSMEMTKVDIKNYLEKIYNVPVAAVRTRIQYGANNKRNHKNQRVKKPDYKVAYVQLGQGQTFRFPNLFPEKEQDAEAHSFDDFKDKYMEREKQRQKGDPRRGGVPDWFGL from the exons ATGGCGACGGGCGTCAGGAAGGCCGT GTACCCCCTGTTCCAGCTGGGCGGCCCGCAGCTGCGCATCTTCCGGCCCAACTTCTTCATGCTGGCGGTGCGGCCCGGCGTGCCGCAGCCCGAGGACACCGTCCAGTTCCGCGTCTCTATGGA AATGACAAAAGTGGATATCAAGAATTACCTTGAAAAAATATACAATGTGCCAGTAGCTGCTGTGAGGACCAGGATACAGTATG GTGCAAACAACAAGAGGAATCACAAGAATCAGCGAGTGAAGAAGCCAGATTACAAGGTCGCCTATGTACAGCTG gGCCAAGGACAAACCTTTCGGTTTCCCAACCTATTTCCAGAGAAAGAACAAGACGCAGAAGCTCACTCTTTTGATGACTTCAAGGATAAATAtatggagagagagaagcagagacagaaaggtGACCCCAGACGAGGTGGAGTCCCCGATTGGTTTGGACTTTGA